From the Coffea eugenioides isolate CCC68of chromosome 1, Ceug_1.0, whole genome shotgun sequence genome, the window TAACTTCACTCATCTAATCAGCTAAACCTAATGAAGCTCAAGCTATGATCATAATTTAATTGAGCCTACCCGCTCAATtccacacccccccccccccccaaaaaaaaaaaaaaaaaattcagctcCAAATTTTTTGGATCCAACGAACTTTGCCTGACTCAACCTTATTTACATTCCTAGTCATGCCTTGTCAGCGTACTCTAGTACAAACAAACTGCACGTTACAGATGAAAAGTATACCTCAAGCCTCCAAATAGCAACAAGATTGAACATGAACGGTGTCCGAATGCCCGCCGGGAACCTCTATTTTGGTCAACGCCTCGTTCACTAGATCCATTTCATGGATGTTTTCTAACTCAGCCCACTTCCAGCCGTCAACATCATCAAGCTCAAGTGCTTCTGCACTGCTCTCAAAATCCCCTTGCCGATCCGTGCAGTAACCACCAACGACATGGAATCTGCCACGGTGGAAAATGCACTTGCATTCGTCACGCTCTCTCGCCATGTCAGGCAACACGACCCACTCATTCTTGGCCACGTCATACATCATCGATGATGCAAGTGCATTTTTGTTGCCATCATGTCCACCTGCAACGAGGATCCTATGATCACCATCAGAAGCACTTCCAAAGAATGATCTCTGTCCACCTGGCATAGCAGCTCCATCTCGCCACGTGGCGGTTATGAAATCGTAAATAAAGACTGAATTCAAGGTTTTCCAACAAACCGGGTCATACCCGCCAATCACTACCAGGTTTATCCCGACTCCTACAACTTGGCAAAACACCGGCACGCCCTCGGAGAATCCTGGGATCGATGGCACCTCGTACCAAAAGCCTCGTTCAGGATCACAGATTTTGAGCAGGTAATGATGTAAGCGTCTAGCATCATCATCATCGCGGATATCTGCTTGTGTCATCGCGATGAGGGGTCGGGTAAATCCAGCAACCTTCCTTCGCTGCCAAAATTCTGGCAGCTGAATTTCTGCCTTCCAATTCTTGGAAACAGATGCAGCCTTTGATATTTGGCTGAATGGGACTGGTATAAGGCACTCGATGGCTATATCATTTGGAAGGCCAGGAATCAGCTCCATTGGAACGCCTAGTATTCCTATGAAAAAGAGAAACCGAAACTGCTTCTGCTGTatattgattgattgattaTTGACAGACAAGTGCGAGGGAAAAAATGTTTGCTACGAAAGAACAGAAAGTGTGTGAAGAAAATGGAGGTTAAACGAATCTCTTTTGAAGCTTACGATTTTGAAGAGGGAAGTTTTGCCATAAGCAAATATATAGAGATAGTTCTGTTCTTAAAACGACTTAATCAAAGCATGATATTTCTTATTACCTCATAAAGCTGACGGACTAGATTCTACTAGATCTTTTGTTTCTCGGATGAGACCACAGAATTTGATGGACAAAAGTTTTTAGAGTTCCATGGATAAAAGCTTTTGACTTCATCACCTGATGACTAATTTGTCAAGAAAAAGAACAGTACTTATCTTGTCTGACCATACTGATGGGACAGACCGTCATCCCGTACGTAGAATGTTAATTAACGGCAAAGCCATATCAAAGTCAGCACTTTGAAGCCTTGGATCATCAACTATGTGTAGCTTTTAGattcttttattattataaattttgtgaatAATCGTTAATTCGTTATGGGCTCTACTTTTCTAGTCAAAAACCTCGAAAGTAGAAGAATTAATTGTTCAAATCAAGATTGCATCATACCTCGGCATCTTTTACACGGAAAGGAAAGAAGGCGTGAATCAAGCCCCAGGAGATCAAAAGAAGACACCAATGTTCACAAAAGAAGATAACTCAAAcaaattagaaaagaaaagtcaaTGACAAAACATTTCTTGATGGCATGGCACGCAAGCCGCGTATATAATAAATAGTATCTAAGTCGGAACAAAATAGTTGACGGTCTGTAGCTtttcaaaaagggtttgttAATCAAGGCGTGTGTTGCTTTAGCGTGCCCTGCTACAATTACAAGAACAGTTTTGTATACAGATTATAAGATGCAATCCATAATTATGCGCTAGTAAACCATATATGCACAAGGCAGGGCCTTCATTTCTAGCTTTATGGGAGTGAAGTTAGAAGCACATATATAGAGAAGGTAACAGGGCAGCGGATTTCTTAGCAAATATGGGATGAAAACTTGTcatccttttcctcttttgtagACTGGCGCCCTCTTTTTAAGTTCCATTTTGTTGGAGGATTTGAGGAGAGTATGGTTCCCTCGAATATTGTAATTAACTAGTTTACAATTTAATCTATGCTGGATCATTATTTACCAAAAGAAAGATGTGCTCATAAAAAACGAGCACAACGGGCATGAGCTTGCGATCAATTTCATTTCCAACTTATGTTGCATGGAGTCAAAGCGATTGTGATACAGATAGGAATAGATCCCTTTCTTAAAATATAGtaaaatgaagtttgagtcaaggaCGAGCTGGAAATCAACTTTGGCATTAGGTATGGAGATGTTTACCCTCAATGACTGACCGTCCTCAGCAAATCACTCATCGTGCTTTGATTGCTGATAGAACAATATCATTTCTGCATTTCCGCATTCTTTCAACCATTTGC encodes:
- the LOC113774742 gene encoding F-box/kelch-repeat protein At1g80440-like, translated to MELIPGLPNDIAIECLIPVPFSQISKAASVSKNWKAEIQLPEFWQRRKVAGFTRPLIAMTQADIRDDDDARRLHHYLLKICDPERGFWYEVPSIPGFSEGVPVFCQVVGVGINLVVIGGYDPVCWKTLNSVFIYDFITATWRDGAAMPGGQRSFFGSASDGDHRILVAGGHDGNKNALASSMMYDVAKNEWVVLPDMARERDECKCIFHRGRFHVVGGYCTDRQGDFESSAEALELDDVDGWKWAELENIHEMDLVNEALTKIEVPGGHSDTVHVQSCCYLEA